In Drosophila santomea strain STO CAGO 1482 chromosome 2L, Prin_Dsan_1.1, whole genome shotgun sequence, a single window of DNA contains:
- the LOC120454364 gene encoding LOW QUALITY PROTEIN: zinc finger protein chinmo (The sequence of the model RefSeq protein was modified relative to this genomic sequence to represent the inferred CDS: substituted 1 base at 1 genomic stop codon), translating to MDPQQQFCLKWNSFSSNLAITFSNLFKSDLLADVILSCDGVVFKAHKLILAACSKKFADLFENTPTNGQCVIILEATSPDNMAALLEFMYKGEVHVSQEALNSFLKSAESLQVKGLSTETGRLAAQQAQQHMGDLSPLDSPTGRRSIRNSLSGGSSILPGGVGIGLGGGVTGANSMPGMGIGNGLSLAGMAAGGGMAAAANAAASSLSTLAASANVVDRCGSAGANIISGTAAGIGGAHSVGAGNGSGAVGIGGNGVGSGSGNNGPISLGSGAGAAHHLGGSTGILKQECDSLMHPGGSASSTGMGYTHVPPIYRPINYEPPRKRAIVRSPYSEQEQRGSVLRDGSKSSECPSPINKPPYHRPSSSASSTAPTEADTMHSERASPQSSRYENHSPSTTAGNGNATSSMERIVKSERNNGSANEANDDDRELMDESTDNGAEDLRVKLENLKYSPPPPPNSNTSSTTPNALLENLKADGTLSSNLAASIAPADMLNVWNATKLNNKNSVNTADGKKLKCLYCDRLYGYETNLRAHIRQRHQGIRVPCPFCERTFTRNNTVRRHIAREHKQEIGLAAGATIAPAHLAAAAAATAAATAAASNHSPXEAAATAAASVVMNANKEAAKQRKRKTLKMALEKCMQRRDAMVAENTTGAGGDGAEAEAEGEAGESGEAVDGAGSEEGAGSEGTEPLTYEQQQQRMHQELTQQIRAAMAAEQAAEAMDSTMNTTVNTTTTTTTTTNTTGTTSDGCSDAEASDGSDRPMEVDEDQPPEPQPGSELVVVEPKIEVLSESEDEEDRLHMSEVEPDIQAEAIYDHMPNTPTSPPHIIPPNETPTLTSTPKVNVEQ from the exons ATGGatccgcagcagcagttcTGCCTCAAGTGGAACAGTTTCTCGTCTAACTTGGCAATAACATTCTCCAACCTGTTCAAATCGGATCTGCTGGCCGATGTCATATTATCCTGTGATG GCGTAGTATTCAAAGCCCACAAACTTATATTGGCGGCCTGCTCAAAGAAGTTCGCCGATCTGTTCGAGAACACGCCCACAAATGGCCAGTGCGTCATCATACTGGAGGCGACCTCGCCGGACAACATGGCCGCTCTTCTGGAGTTCATGTACAAAGGCGAGGTTCATGTCTCCCAGGAGGCGCTCAACAGTTTCCTCAAGTCCGCCGAGAGTTTGCAG GTCAAAGGTCTGTCCACGGAAACGGGACGTCTGGCGGCGCAGCAAGCGCAACAACACATGGGCGACCTGTCGCCGCTGGACTCGCCGACGGGCAGGCGGAGCATAAGGAACAGTCTGAGCGGCGGTAGCAGCATCCTTCCCGGCGGAGTCGGAATCGGTCTGGGAGGAGGCGTTACAGGAGCCAACTCCATGCCGGGCATGGGCATTGGCAACGGCTTGAGCTTGGCCGGCATGGCGGCTGGTGGCGGAATGGCGGCGGCTGCAAATGCGGCGGCCAGTAGCCTCAGTACCCTGGCGGCCAGTGCAAATGTCGTGGACAGATGCGGCAGTGCCGGCGCCAACATAATCAGCGGAACAGCGGCAGGGATTGGCGGCGCCCACAGCGTGGGAGCGGGTAATGGCAGCGGCGCAGTGGGAATCGGTGGCAACGGAGtcggcagtggcagcggcaacaatggACCCATTAGCCTGGGAAGCGGCGCTGGCGCTGCTCACCATCTGGGCGGTTCCACCGGCATCTTGAAGCAGGAGTGCGACTCCCTGATGCATCCGGGTGGCAGCGCTTCCTCTACCGGAATGGGCTACACCCATGTGCCGCCCATCTACCGACCCATTAACTACGAACCTCCGCGCAAGAGGGCTATTGTCCGCAGTCCGTATTCCGAGCAGGAGCAGCGCGGTTCCGTCCTGCGAGATGGCTCCAAGTCCTCCGAGTGCCCCAGCCCCATCAACAAGCCGCCGTACCACCGTCCCTCGTCCAGCGCCTCCTCCACGGCGCCCACCGAGGCCGACACCATGCACTCCGAACGCGCATCGCCACAGTCCAG TCGCTACGAGAACCATAGTCCCAGCACCACTGCGGGAAATGGAAACGCCACCAGTAGCATGGAGCGCATTGTGAAATCGGAGCGCAACAATGGCAGTGCCAATGAGGCTAACGACGACGACCGCGAGCTTATGGATGAGTCTACAGAT AACGGAGCCGAGGATCTGCGCGTGAAGCTGGAGAACTTGAAGTACtcgccgccaccgccgccgaaCTCGAACACTTCGTCGACCACACCGAATGCCCTGCTGGAGAACCTGAAGGCGGACGGAACGCTGTCCAGTAACCTGGCCGCCTCGATTGCGCCGGCGGACATGTTGAACGTATGGAACGCGACCAAGTtgaacaacaagaacagcgTGAACACGGCCGACGGTAAGAAGCTGAAGTGTCTGTACTGCGATCGTCTGTACGGATACGAGACGAATCTGCGGGCACACATCCGGCAGCGCCACCAGGGCATCCGCGTGCCATGTCCCTTCTGCGAGCGAACCTTCACGCGGAACAACACGGTGCGCCGTCACATTGCCAGGGAGCACAAGCAGGAGATCGGATTGGCGGCGGGGGCAACAATTGCACCAGCACACttggcagcggcagctgcagcaacagcagcggctACAGCGGCAGCCAGCAATCATTCACCATAGGaagcagccgcaacagcagcggcatcAGTAGTCATGAACGCCAACAAGGAGGCGGCAAAGCAGCGCAAACGTAAAACACTCAAGATGGCACTGGAGAAGTGCATGCAGCGACGGGACGCAATGGTGGCGGAGAACACCACGGGGGCAGGAGGAGATGgggcagaagcagaagcagaggGAGAGGCAGGCGAGTCGGGCGAGGCAGTGGACGGGGCAGGGTCGGAAGAAGGAGCCGGTTCAGAGGGCACTGAACCGCTCACCtacgagcagcagcaacagcgaaTGCACCAGGAGCTGACGCAGCAGATCAGGGCGGCCATGGCGGCGGAACAGGCCGCCGAGGCCATGGACTCGACCATGAACACCACGGTCAACACCACCACGACGACCACAACCACAACGAACACCACTGGCACCACCAGCGATGGTTGCAGCGATGCGGAGGCCAGCGATGGCAGCGATCGACCCATGGAAGTGGACGAGGACCAGCCACCGGAGCCACAGCCAGGATCCGAGCTTGTTGTTGTGGAGCCCAAGATCGAGGTGCTCTCGGAGtccgaggacgaggaggatcGACTGCACATGTCCGAGGTCGAACCGGATATCCAGGCCGAGGCCATTTACGATCACATGCCCAACACGCCCACCAGCCCCCCACACATCATACCGCCCAACGAGACGCCCACTTTGACCTCCACGCCCAAGGTCAATGTGGAGCAATAG
- the LOC120451973 gene encoding F-actin-capping protein subunit beta, giving the protein MSEMQMDCALDLMRRLPPQQIEKNLIDLIDLAPDLCEDLLSSVDQPLKIAKDKEHGKDYLLCDYNRDGDSYRSPWSNSYYPPLEDGQMPSERLRKLEIEANYAFDQYREMYYEGGVSSVYLWDLDHGFAAVILIKKAGDGSKMIRGCWDSIHVVEVQEKTTGRTAHYKLTSTAMLWLQTNKQGSGTMNLGGSLTRQQEQDANVSESSPHIANIGKMVEEMENKIRNTLNEIYFGKTKDIVNGLRSTQSLADQRQQAAMKQDLAAAILRRNVKPESN; this is encoded by the exons ATG TCGGAAATGCAGATGGATTGCGCTTTGGATCTGATGCGAAGGCTGCCGCCCCAGCAGATCGAGAAGAACCTCATTGATCTGATAGACTTGGCACCCGATCTCTGCGAGGACCTGCTCTCCTCCGTGGACCAACCGCTGAAGATCGCCAAGGACAAGGAGCACGGCAAGGACTATCTGCTGTGCGACTATAACCGGGATGGGGACTCCTACAGATCGCCCTGGTCGAACTCCTACTATCCGCCGCTGGAGGATGGCCAAATGCCCTCGGAACGACTGCGCAAGCTGGAAATCGAGGCCAACTATGCCTTCGATCAGTACAGGGAGATGTACTACGAGGGAGGCGTCTCCTCCGTCTACCTATGGGATCTGGACCACGGATTTGCCGCCGTTATACTGATCAAAAAGGCGGGCGACGGCAGCAAGATGATCCGCGGCTGCTGGGACTCCATCCATGTGGTCGAGGTTCAGGAGAAGACCACCGGCAGGACGGCCCACTACAAGCTCACCTCCACGGCCATGCTGTGGCTGCAGACTAACAAACAGGGCTCGGGCACCATGAATCTGGGCGGATCGCTGACCCGCCAACAGGAGCAGGATGCCAACGTCAGCGAGTCGTCGCCGCACATCGCCAACATTGGCAAGATGGTCGAGGAGATGGAGAACAAGATCAGGAACACGCTGAACGAGATCTACTTTGGCAAGACCAAGGACATTGTGAACGGACTAAGGAGCACACAATCGCTGGCCGATCAGCGCCAACAGGCGGCCATGAAGCAGGACCTCGCAGCGGCCATCCTGCGACGCAATGTCAAGCCCGAATCGAACTGA